One Nodosilinea sp. FACHB-141 genomic window carries:
- a CDS encoding thermonuclease family protein, with the protein MPLTRSRYVTALIEGLSSLGLLVLLSGCSALPEIGAVGAQPREQEIAEASTGEQNSLAAVTDQDAHQAAAKTLPTATVVSVGDGDTLRVQGQDGSITIRLACVDAPESSQAFGPEATLRLRQLLSTGQMVEVRAIERDRYGRTVAEIYSGGQSVGLQLVGEGYAVVYEQYISGCAATADDYRQAESAARNARRNFWSQPNPTMPWDFRRGGTSPTPTDPPPAVVPAPVNPPSATPTNLPACVSGDCDCGDFATWEQAQAVLNATPGDPHRLDGDSDGVACESLR; encoded by the coding sequence ATGCCCCTAACCCGAAGTCGATATGTGACGGCCCTGATTGAGGGGTTGTCTAGTTTGGGACTGCTCGTCTTGCTCTCTGGTTGCTCGGCTTTGCCTGAGATAGGGGCTGTTGGTGCCCAACCTAGAGAGCAAGAGATTGCCGAGGCTTCAACCGGTGAGCAAAATTCCTTAGCAGCCGTCACTGATCAAGATGCACACCAAGCTGCCGCTAAAACCCTACCCACCGCAACCGTAGTCTCTGTGGGCGATGGCGATACGCTGCGTGTGCAGGGGCAGGATGGCTCGATCACCATTCGTCTAGCTTGTGTGGATGCGCCCGAAAGCAGCCAAGCCTTCGGCCCCGAGGCAACGCTGCGGCTGCGGCAGTTGCTCTCGACTGGGCAGATGGTGGAGGTGCGGGCGATTGAACGCGATCGCTACGGCAGAACCGTGGCTGAAATCTACAGCGGCGGCCAATCGGTTGGCCTACAGCTGGTGGGTGAAGGCTACGCCGTCGTTTACGAACAGTACATTTCTGGCTGCGCTGCCACCGCTGACGACTACCGCCAGGCCGAATCTGCGGCCCGCAACGCTCGCCGCAACTTTTGGAGCCAGCCCAACCCCACCATGCCCTGGGATTTTCGTCGGGGCGGGACATCCCCCACCCCAACGGATCCACCACCGGCTGTTGTGCCAGCTCCCGTTAACCCGCCTTCAGCGACTCCGACCAATTTGCCCGCCTGTGTGTCTGGCGATTGCGACTGTGGCGACTTTGCCACCTGGGAACAAGCTCAGGCTGTGCTTAACGCCACCCCTGGTGACCCTCACCGTCTCGATGGCGATAGCGACGGTGTTGCCTGCGAAAGCTTGCGCTAA
- a CDS encoding NUDIX hydrolase encodes MGKKARIRSISICLLRRGDEILVHEAYDSVKERGFARPLGGGIDFGETSAEAAIREIKEELGADITGVELLGIVENIFVYEGEPGHEIVFVYDGRFVDESLYGQESLDVVEGKRQFKAVWRSPADLRDGPHQLVPEQIWDFL; translated from the coding sequence ATGGGCAAAAAAGCGCGAATTCGGTCAATTTCGATCTGTTTGCTGCGGCGGGGCGACGAGATTCTTGTCCACGAGGCCTACGACTCGGTGAAAGAGCGAGGCTTTGCGCGCCCTCTGGGGGGCGGCATTGACTTTGGAGAAACCAGTGCCGAGGCGGCGATTCGCGAAATCAAAGAGGAGTTGGGGGCCGACATCACCGGGGTGGAGCTGCTGGGCATCGTGGAAAACATCTTTGTCTACGAGGGCGAGCCGGGGCACGAAATCGTGTTTGTTTACGATGGGCGGTTTGTGGATGAGTCGCTCTACGGGCAGGAGAGCCTAGATGTGGTGGAGGGGAAGCGGCAGTTTAAGGCGGTTTGGCGATCGCCCGCCGACCTCCGCGATGGCCCCCACCAGCTGGTTCCCGAACAAATTTGGGATTTCCTCTAA
- a CDS encoding CO2 hydration protein produces MPTLTQPQTLIPPSTHPHADVIHRLEAGGSMLPDTPENLMQIIGIYKAYAVPMDFYWRDLLYIAERVFLNPIPAFKYFLPQEYLDLPNHYAGDTADLRIWRGEATAHPELLEFMEKGELKRKLPKLFHHLWHDRVNMEFAEACMRAMLWHQDMGGRFNDYLYTEEYKGACDRAIRAYFKGNPAMLGLHKLFPEMFYEKCRELSYYSNLGLFWEVMAPVFFEMSDIYDEGGFAGVPAAMDFLVNGIFAVAGRPIYHHVYVGDECFELIPKSCGFTWLYEAALPYVEAVFYRTAPFRGTKSYNAQAGQVPQDQNDFHYGILYADVFPVGSAGIPPTLLMQDMLHFLPPYLLEYYQQHCRGEDDMLIQLGITFQRSMYNVTSAVIQALRAALLYPLDDQNPRHLMANRQFFEAQMDRFVRPEARLRDVQRQDYR; encoded by the coding sequence ATGCCCACCCTCACCCAACCTCAAACCCTCATCCCTCCCTCCACCCACCCCCACGCCGACGTGATTCACCGGCTAGAGGCCGGCGGCTCGATGCTGCCCGACACGCCGGAGAACCTGATGCAGATCATCGGCATCTACAAGGCCTACGCCGTGCCGATGGATTTCTATTGGCGCGACCTGCTCTACATTGCCGAGCGGGTGTTTTTGAACCCCATACCGGCCTTTAAGTATTTTTTGCCCCAGGAGTACCTCGACCTGCCCAACCACTACGCGGGTGACACCGCCGACCTACGAATTTGGCGGGGGGAAGCTACAGCCCATCCAGAGCTGCTGGAATTTATGGAGAAGGGCGAGCTGAAGCGCAAACTGCCCAAGCTGTTCCACCACCTGTGGCACGATCGCGTCAACATGGAGTTCGCCGAAGCCTGCATGCGGGCCATGCTCTGGCACCAGGATATGGGCGGCCGGTTCAACGACTATCTATATACCGAGGAATATAAGGGGGCATGCGATCGCGCCATCCGCGCCTACTTTAAGGGCAACCCAGCCATGCTGGGGCTGCACAAACTCTTCCCCGAGATGTTTTATGAAAAGTGCCGCGAACTCTCCTACTACTCCAACCTGGGCCTGTTTTGGGAAGTGATGGCCCCGGTCTTCTTCGAGATGAGTGACATCTATGACGAAGGTGGCTTTGCGGGCGTGCCCGCCGCCATGGACTTTTTGGTCAACGGCATCTTTGCCGTGGCTGGTCGCCCCATCTACCACCACGTTTATGTGGGCGACGAATGCTTCGAGCTGATCCCCAAATCTTGTGGGTTCACCTGGCTGTATGAAGCGGCTTTACCCTACGTGGAAGCCGTGTTCTACCGCACCGCCCCCTTCCGAGGCACCAAATCCTACAACGCCCAAGCTGGTCAGGTGCCGCAGGATCAAAACGACTTCCACTATGGCATTCTCTACGCCGACGTCTTCCCGGTGGGCAGCGCGGGCATTCCCCCGACACTGCTAATGCAGGACATGCTTCACTTCCTGCCGCCCTACCTGTTGGAGTATTACCAGCAGCACTGTCGCGGCGAGGACGACATGCTGATCCAGTTGGGGATCACCTTTCAGCGATCGATGTACAACGTCACCTCAGCGGTGATCCAGGCTCTGCGGGCAGCACTGCTCTACCCCCTCGATGACCAAAACCCTCGCCACCTAATGGCCAACCGCCAATTCTTCGAAGCCCAAATGGATCGCTTTGTGCGCCCTGAGGCTCGGCTGCGCGATGTTCAGCGGCAGGACTACCGGTAG
- a CDS encoding fasciclin domain-containing protein, which produces MPTIVDIAVNTEGFSTLVAAVQAAGLVEALQSPGPFTVFAPNDAAFAKLPPGTVQTLVQNPPQLGRILKFHVVAGKYTKDELIKLGTVGSLEGATIPIHNLSDDEAFEVKNATVLAADIEADNGIIHVLDTVMLMG; this is translated from the coding sequence ATGCCTACCATCGTCGATATCGCTGTCAATACCGAAGGCTTTTCCACCCTAGTTGCCGCCGTTCAGGCGGCGGGGTTGGTTGAAGCGCTGCAAAGCCCCGGGCCGTTTACGGTCTTTGCGCCGAATGATGCCGCCTTTGCAAAGCTGCCCCCCGGTACGGTGCAAACCCTGGTGCAAAATCCGCCTCAGCTGGGGCGTATTCTCAAGTTTCATGTAGTGGCGGGCAAATACACCAAGGATGAACTGATCAAACTCGGCACGGTGGGTTCCCTTGAAGGTGCGACCATACCCATTCACAACCTCTCTGATGATGAGGCGTTTGAGGTAAAAAATGCCACGGTACTCGCTGCCGACATTGAAGCCGACAATGGCATCATCCACGTGCTGGATACGGTCATGTTGATGGGTTAA